The Kitasatospora setae KM-6054 genome contains a region encoding:
- a CDS encoding DUF4365 domain-containing protein, with product MGDPASWQQEQISLAYLSAVATRAGATSAVWNVDKDGVDATLKRRHISVEFQMKCTFAPTMLADGETYTYDLDIPTYDALRAQHRSSAGFLGLVVVTRDVDSWLVHDDESLLMNCSGYYAQIQDLPPAKGQSTRTIHLPKSQRIDLPGLNAIFKYAHERLFGPMPEEVE from the coding sequence GTGGGGGACCCTGCCAGCTGGCAGCAGGAGCAGATCAGCCTCGCTTACCTGTCTGCCGTGGCGACCCGAGCTGGCGCGACCTCCGCCGTCTGGAACGTGGACAAGGACGGAGTGGACGCCACTTTGAAGCGGCGGCACATCTCTGTCGAGTTCCAGATGAAGTGCACCTTCGCGCCCACCATGCTCGCCGATGGCGAGACATACACGTACGACTTGGACATTCCTACCTACGATGCCCTGCGCGCCCAGCACCGGAGCAGCGCGGGCTTCCTTGGGTTGGTCGTGGTGACCCGCGACGTCGACTCGTGGCTTGTCCATGACGACGAGTCGCTGCTGATGAACTGCTCGGGGTACTACGCCCAGATCCAGGACCTCCCGCCGGCCAAGGGGCAGAGCACCAGGACGATCCATCTGCCCAAGAGCCAGCGGATCGACCTCCCAGGTCTGAACGCGATCTTCAAGTATGCTCACGAGCGCCTGTTTGGCCCGATGCCGGAGGAGGTTGAGTGA